The window CTCACGGTTTAGCAGATTGCACAGCTTAGTATATTGCTGTTCTACCGCTATACGATCCCCCATACTGTCATAGACCTTCATCAGATCCAGATGGGCCTGCTCGAAATAAGGCTGGAGCAGAACGATGCGCTGATAGGTTGTAACAGCTGCAGGAAGCTTACCGCTGCTGACAAAAAATTCAGCCAGGCCGGTGGCTTGATGCAGCCAGATGGCACGCAGACGCTGACGCTCGCTTTCCGCCCATATATAGCCATAATCCCCTAAATAATCGCCGGAATAGAAATCTAATAGCTGCACATACTCCGTATAATTTTTTTCGTTAATTTCAGGCAGTGCTAGAATCCCCTTTTCCCACTCGACAGTATCAATCAGCAAGCCTACCGTTTCGAGTACATAGCCTTCATTGGCACTGTTGATCTGGAGCTCAATTCCCGATTGCTTCAGGCATTGCCGCACCTGATAAATCGTAGTGTAGAGAAGGGTGGAGGCTTTTTTATAATCCAATTCAGGCCATAGCCATTCAATCAGATAATCCTTGCTGATCAAGCGGTTTCGGTTATGGAGCAGATAGGCGAATACTTCCTGGGCCTTTAAGGTGCGCCAGCGGATGCTCTGTAACGGCTGTCCATCGAGCTCAAAGCGAATGGATTGCATACAGCGGAGCATAAGCTTAGATTGGTTCCCCAGCGTTACTTGAGCTTTGGCTGATTCCAGGCGCTGCAACGTCTTTTGCAAACGGTCACGGCGCACAGGTTTCAGCACGTAATCAAGGGCATTCAGCTCAAAAGCGTCCACAGCATAATCATTATAGGCGGTTACAAACACTATACTTGCCTCGGGACAAAGATTCTGCATAAGCTCGGCCGCCTGCATACCATTGATTTCCGGCATTTCAATATCCAGAAAGATTACATCAGGATCTAGGCCTGGTGCTGCACTTAGGGCTTCGCTCGGGTCTGTAAAAGCACCAGTAACCGTAACTGTGCCCAGTTCTTCCAGCATCAGCTGCAATTTCATAAGCGCCAGCCGTTCGTCATCGACTAGCAGGGCTTGAATCATAAGTGATTCCACCACCTCAATAAATATTCTTTGCTCCCGGAGAAGCCTGCGACTTGCTGAATGGAATAATGAAGCTGATTATAGTGCCCTTAAGAACTGTGCTTTCGATAGATAGTCCACGGCCATACATTCGCATCAGCCGTTTATCAGTGTTCTGCAGTCCGATCCCCCGTCCGGGTTCCAGAGGTCCGGTTAGCAATTGGGACAGAAGCTCTGCACGGATGCCAATACCATTGTCGGCAATGGTGACTTCATAACCCTCTCTGTGCTTCCTGACGGAGATTTCTACCCTGCCGCCTTTGGCACGGTTCAAAATTCCGTGTCTGACTGCGTTCTCAACGAGAGGCTGAATCGTTAACGGAGGAAGCAGGAAATGCAGATCCGGTTCGATAGACCAGGCGGTTTCCAGACGGCTATCAAAACGTTCCTTTTCGATATACAGATATGCCCTGACCAGCTCCAGCTCACGTTCTAACGGCACTAGAGGCTCAGCATTAAGGAAATTAAAGCTTAACCGCAAGTAGGAGCTAAAGGCATCAATTAAATCACTCATTCTTTCGGAATCAAAGGAGGCCAGCGCGGAAATGGAATTTAAGGTGTTGAATAGAAAATGCGGCTGAATTTGCGCCTGCAGATAAGCAGCCTCCACACGGAGCTGCCGGGAGACGGATTGTTTCAAATCGGTTAAAAAACGAACCCGCATCTGTAATTCCATCGCATTCACCGGCTTGCTTACATAGTCATTGGCCCCAGAGCCGAACCCGGTATAGATATCCTGTGGCTGGTTGCGGGCTGTAAGAAGCAGAACCGGCAGTTCTGTGACCGAGTAACGTTCACGGATCCGCCGGGTAAGCTCATACCCGGACATAACCGGCATCATTACGTCGGAGATGACCAGATCCCATGATTCATCATCCAGCAGCAGCAATGCTCCCTGCCCACTGGTAACGGTCACAATCTCATAATCTTCGGCGAGAAGAGCAGTGAGTATCTTTAGATTAACCGGATCATCATCCACCGCGAGAACTCTTGACTTGGATTGTGAATCAGAATCACCTATGCTATGATTCCGAACCAGCGCATAAGGGACCGAAGGTGCTTCTCCAGACTCGGGAAGGAAGACATCGTTTTTAAGAATGCTCTCTGCCGGCTCACCGGCCAATTGGAGAGTGAAGGTGAAGACCGAGCCTTCTTGTGGGCTTGAGACTACACTCAGGCTTCCGCCGTGCAGCTGAACCAGCTCTTTGCAGATGCTGAGTCCAAGACCGATACCGCCGCCCATGGCAGTCATACTGGAATCACCCTGCTCATAAGGCTCAAACACTCTTCGCTGTGTTTCCTGATCCATACCGATGCCAGTGTCCATAATATGAATACGGGCCGTTTGCTGGTGAATATCCGCATACACACTGATAGTGCCCTTCTCTGTATATTTAACGGCATTTTGCAAAAGATTGAACAGAATTTGGATAACTCTTTTCTCATCTCCTATTACATTAGGAAAGTTGTCTGGAATATCCATCTTTAGCTCGAGGGGTTTATCCCCAGTCATAAAGCGCAGCATGTCGATCACTCCGGAAGCCGCAGATTGAATACGGAGGCTTTCCAGCTTCAATTGGATATTGTGTTCGCGGAGCTGTGACAGATCCAGCAGATCGTTGAGCAGGAGGGACATACGGCGGCCAACGGTAATAAGCAGTCTCAGATCCTCGGCATTCTGCTCGTGCAGCGTGCTCTTTTCGCTGGACAGTACCGCTTCAGCAATATTTATAATGCCATGAAGAGGATTTTGCAGTTCATGTGAGGTATTGGCCAGAAAGTCATCCTTTTGCTTGATTGACCGCTGTAGGCTTACGGCCAGCGTGGCTGTCTGCTCCGCATTCCAGAAGAAGCGGCGGAACCAGAACGTGGCAAACGCTAAAAAGGCAAAAATCAGATCAAAGGGATAGAAGCTGAGCCCAAGTGTGCTATTGTTCTTGATAGATCCCCATATGGTGCTGCTGATGATACTGGTTATAGCCAGAAGCAGAAAGATCGTCCCTTCCTCATTTCGTATGAAGGATTTGTAGATGATGATAAAAATACCCACAGCTAAACACAGTAGCAGATGTCCGTATTGATGGCTCAGTACCGAAAAGAGAGTACTGCTGCTGGGAACGGCAATCAGCAGACCTCCAAATAATAAGGTAATAATGGCCAACACCCGCATCCACTTAAAGCGCTCATTCGGAAACAACAGCTGTTTGGCCAGAAGCAGCATGAAAAAAAACGTTCCCAAAAAAGCCAGCCGCAAGAGTTTGAGCGACCAGCCGTTGCTGATTGGCAGCCAGAGCATTAACAATCTGTCGTCATCCGATAAAATGCTGATTGCGGCAAAGATCACCATCAGCGTGAAATACAGTAATACCTTATGACGCGGGATGATCAGGTACAGAATGACGGCATAAGCGGCATGAAGCAGCAGCACGATGCAGACGGCAAGCTCCATTCCGATGGTAAGCAAGCGCTCCTTATGTATGGTCTGACTATTTCCGAACAAAACCGGACGCAGAATCCCACCTGAGTCGGTGTCAAAGTCGGCCACCTGCAGTACCAGTTCAGCTTCACCGTTGACAGCGTTGAAATATACTGGATAAGGGACAGCCCGGGCGGTGTATTCTTGCGCTGTTTCAGCAGGGATGCCTGAGTGACCTTCTATTTTGCCGTTTACATAAAGGGCTGAGGAAGAATTTATTTTGGGAAGAATTAATCCAATCCGCTGATCCGGCTGCTCCGTCAGAATCCGCAGACGATAGGTGGCATACCTGTAATCTTCCTGTTCCTGCTTCATCGCTCCTTTCCAACTGCCCGGTACGTGAATGTTGCTGGGGCTTTTCTCTGGAGAAACGGCGGAACGGTTACGACTGCCTGAAGGAAGCAGTGTACCAGGATAGATTTCCCACTCGCCTCTCAGACTGTAAATTTTGTCGTCTGAGAACGGGGTATCCCGCAAATCAAGTACACCGTGAACGGCCTTAAGGGGGAGCGGGAGCGGATGAATGCTAATCCACAGAAAACGCAGACCTGTAAGTCCCATTAGATAAAGTACGATTACCACAATAAGTTTTTTCTTTGTCATAGTGTTATTTTAGTTCGACAAACTCCGGGAGCATCCCTTCTACAACCTAGTATTCTTGATGTAGGATAGAGAATAAAGGATTTGAAATTACCTGAATTAAAAAAATATTAAATCATTGCAGGGGTCTATGAGTCCCCGGCGTCTAACGTTATGAAGAAGGAGGGGAGAACGACTTGGAAGAGGCAGAATGGATTTCAGCTGTGCTTAGCGGCCAAAGCCAAGCTTTTGGACATTTGGTAACGCGTTATCAGGGCATGGTATACAGAGTATGCATCAAAATTACGGGAGAAGCCGAGTCGGCCAAGGATATGGCCCAGGAAGTCTTCATCAAAGCCTACAAGGCGCTCCCCTCCTTCAGGGGACAATCCTCATTCTCCACCTGGCTGTACCGGATTGCTTACAGGACCTGTCTGGACTGGAAACGGGCGAATGACAGAGAGTGGCGGCACCGCAGTACAGCGGATTATACGGAAAATGATTGGGTCACCTCACAGACGCCGGAGCAAGCTGCGCTCCGCAAGGAAGCCTCGGAGGAGCTGGACCAGAATTTAAACAGTCTCACAGAACCGTACCGGTCGGTCGTGCAGCTGTATTATTTTCAGCGTCACTCCTATCAGGAGATCGCCGAGCAGAAAGGCGTCTCAGTCAAAACAGTTGAATCACAGCTCTATAGAGCCAGACAGATGATGCGCAAAAGCGGGGAGGAATGGCGATGAATTGTGCTACAGTCAAAGAATGGATGCCGCATTATATCGAAGGCATGCTGTCTCCAGAAGTGGAGCTGAATATCCGCCTGCACATTGAAGCTTGTCCCGACTGCTCATCGTGGCTGGAGGAAGCTAAAGGGCTTGCTGCACTATGGAGCGATATGGAACGTGGAGTAGACACACTGGAACCTCTGGATTTTCCTGATCTTACCGGAGATGTGATGGCACATATTGAAAAGCTTGAAACGGGACGCCGGGAACGCGCCACAAAAGCGACCATGGCCAGACGCCGTACTGCACCGGGAACCTCGTGGATGCATTATGGAGTTGCTGTAGGCTTGACCTTCCTGCTGCTGCAGTTTGGTGTTTTTGAAGATTTAGCCTATGGAATCAACGAGATCAACGGGCAGATGTCCACTTCGGTGACGGCGTGGTTTAATCCCAAGTGAGCTATTAATAGTAATACTTACAAAAACTTTTAGGAGGATATAGGATGATTAAGAAAAAACGCTGGCTTACCTTTTTCCTGGCACTGGTTCCGGGACTCGGGCATTTATATTTGGGGTTCAAAAAGCTGGGTCTGCAATATATGATCGGAGCCTCGATGTGTATTATGTTCATCCCGTCCATGCCAATGGTATTCCCGTTCGCACTGGCTGCCCTATGGTTCTACCAGCTGTTTGATGCGCTGCAGAAGGCGGCCTGGATGAAGATGGCGGCTGCCGAGCATGAACGCATGATGTTCCACCCCGACAGTTTCGGAGCTCCTTGGAGTATGGGAATGCCTCCTCATATACCAGATTATCCGCATGATGATGTGAATCCGGTTTGGGTTGGCATCGGCTGCGTAGCTGCAGGCTGCATGCTACTGCTGATTACAGCGTTTCCGTGGCTCTGGCGCATCCTCTCCGATATGAATATCGGGTCGATCCTGCTGTCACTGGCTCTCATCGGATATGGCTTTAGAATGCTCAAAAATAACTCAAAAGTATAGAGAAATGGGGATTAAAAGCCATGGGGAGATGGAAAATCGGCAGCTTTACTGCCGCACTAGGCTGCATCGCAGTGGGAGTAATTATAGTTCTGGCCCAAATTGATGTGGTTTCATACGACATCTTGGGTTATCTGTGGCCGGCCCTGCTTATTCTGTTCGGTCTGGAAATGCTGATCCGGCTGTTCTTCCGTTCGGATGTGAAGACCCGTGTCAGCGGATGGGCCATTGTCCTGATTATCGTCCTGGTGGTTGCAAGCGGGGGACAGACCGTACTGGCAGGCGGAACACTGGGCGGAATCTTTGGCAAAACGCAATTGACGCCGCTTAGCGGAACCGTGGACGTGAAGCCGGAGATTAAACAGGTAAAGATTGATTTGCCAAGCGGAAAAGTGAAGATACAGGGAGTAGAAGGAGCTACGCTCAATTACGAGGGCAAGCTCGAATTGCCGGGCAGCTCGGAAAGCGAAGCGGCAAGTGCAATGGAGAAGAAATGGAA of the Paenibacillus pedocola genome contains:
- a CDS encoding response regulator, translated to MIQALLVDDERLALMKLQLMLEELGTVTVTGAFTDPSEALSAAPGLDPDVIFLDIEMPEINGMQAAELMQNLCPEASIVFVTAYNDYAVDAFELNALDYVLKPVRRDRLQKTLQRLESAKAQVTLGNQSKLMLRCMQSIRFELDGQPLQSIRWRTLKAQEVFAYLLHNRNRLISKDYLIEWLWPELDYKKASTLLYTTIYQVRQCLKQSGIELQINSANEGYVLETVGLLIDTVEWEKGILALPEINEKNYTEYVQLLDFYSGDYLGDYGYIWAESERQRLRAIWLHQATGLAEFFVSSGKLPAAVTTYQRIVLLQPYFEQAHLDLMKVYDSMGDRIAVEQQYTKLCNLLNRELNIELPSHIIDWYENWKHINLSI
- a CDS encoding ATP-binding protein, which produces MTKKKLIVVIVLYLMGLTGLRFLWISIHPLPLPLKAVHGVLDLRDTPFSDDKIYSLRGEWEIYPGTLLPSGSRNRSAVSPEKSPSNIHVPGSWKGAMKQEQEDYRYATYRLRILTEQPDQRIGLILPKINSSSALYVNGKIEGHSGIPAETAQEYTARAVPYPVYFNAVNGEAELVLQVADFDTDSGGILRPVLFGNSQTIHKERLLTIGMELAVCIVLLLHAAYAVILYLIIPRHKVLLYFTLMVIFAAISILSDDDRLLMLWLPISNGWSLKLLRLAFLGTFFFMLLLAKQLLFPNERFKWMRVLAIITLLFGGLLIAVPSSSTLFSVLSHQYGHLLLCLAVGIFIIIYKSFIRNEEGTIFLLLAITSIISSTIWGSIKNNSTLGLSFYPFDLIFAFLAFATFWFRRFFWNAEQTATLAVSLQRSIKQKDDFLANTSHELQNPLHGIINIAEAVLSSEKSTLHEQNAEDLRLLITVGRRMSLLLNDLLDLSQLREHNIQLKLESLRIQSAASGVIDMLRFMTGDKPLELKMDIPDNFPNVIGDEKRVIQILFNLLQNAVKYTEKGTISVYADIHQQTARIHIMDTGIGMDQETQRRVFEPYEQGDSSMTAMGGGIGLGLSICKELVQLHGGSLSVVSSPQEGSVFTFTLQLAGEPAESILKNDVFLPESGEAPSVPYALVRNHSIGDSDSQSKSRVLAVDDDPVNLKILTALLAEDYEIVTVTSGQGALLLLDDESWDLVISDVMMPVMSGYELTRRIRERYSVTELPVLLLTARNQPQDIYTGFGSGANDYVSKPVNAMELQMRVRFLTDLKQSVSRQLRVEAAYLQAQIQPHFLFNTLNSISALASFDSERMSDLIDAFSSYLRLSFNFLNAEPLVPLERELELVRAYLYIEKERFDSRLETAWSIEPDLHFLLPPLTIQPLVENAVRHGILNRAKGGRVEISVRKHREGYEVTIADNGIGIRAELLSQLLTGPLEPGRGIGLQNTDKRLMRMYGRGLSIESTVLKGTIISFIIPFSKSQASPGAKNIY
- a CDS encoding RNA polymerase sigma factor is translated as MEEAEWISAVLSGQSQAFGHLVTRYQGMVYRVCIKITGEAESAKDMAQEVFIKAYKALPSFRGQSSFSTWLYRIAYRTCLDWKRANDREWRHRSTADYTENDWVTSQTPEQAALRKEASEELDQNLNSLTEPYRSVVQLYYFQRHSYQEIAEQKGVSVKTVESQLYRARQMMRKSGEEWR
- a CDS encoding zf-HC2 domain-containing protein; its protein translation is MNCATVKEWMPHYIEGMLSPEVELNIRLHIEACPDCSSWLEEAKGLAALWSDMERGVDTLEPLDFPDLTGDVMAHIEKLETGRRERATKATMARRRTAPGTSWMHYGVAVGLTFLLLQFGVFEDLAYGINEINGQMSTSVTAWFNPK